The following proteins are encoded in a genomic region of Leifsonia psychrotolerans:
- a CDS encoding ABC transporter substrate-binding protein, whose amino-acid sequence MFKTRTATAVVAFAAIAALTLTGCSSGGTSTPSSSGSAVDAKTATSAADFGGLDQLVAAAKAEGTLNVIALPDDWANYGKIIAAFKTKYGLTVNSANPNGSSADEIKAAKDNKGQDTAPDVFDLGTAVALASTAQFAPYKVANWADIPDGNKESTGLWVNDYTGSMSIGYNSAKYPKPTSLDDLLKPDYKGAVAINGDPTQAGAAFAAIGLATVQNGGTLDDFQPGIDFFSKLNAAGNFLTVDPTPATIASGETGVVFDWSYNNLAQSAVVPGWKVTTLPGTAYISFYNQAINVDAPHPAAARLWQEFVFSPEAQNLFLAAGAYPVTIDAMVESGTVDKTVLDSVGELPKDRVTPTVEQTDAANTLLSKNWAAAIGQ is encoded by the coding sequence ATGTTCAAGACTCGTACGGCGACCGCCGTCGTGGCATTCGCTGCAATTGCGGCCCTCACTCTGACCGGATGTTCGTCGGGGGGAACCAGCACGCCCTCGTCAAGCGGATCGGCTGTCGACGCGAAAACCGCGACAAGCGCCGCGGACTTCGGCGGCCTCGACCAGTTGGTGGCCGCAGCCAAGGCCGAAGGCACACTCAACGTCATCGCCCTGCCTGACGACTGGGCGAACTACGGCAAGATCATCGCCGCGTTCAAGACGAAGTATGGCCTCACCGTGAACTCCGCCAACCCCAATGGGTCGAGTGCCGACGAGATCAAGGCCGCCAAAGACAACAAGGGTCAAGACACCGCCCCCGACGTCTTCGACCTCGGCACGGCTGTAGCGCTGGCCAGCACCGCTCAGTTCGCGCCGTACAAGGTCGCGAACTGGGCCGACATCCCTGACGGCAACAAGGAGTCGACCGGCCTGTGGGTCAACGACTACACCGGCAGCATGTCGATCGGCTACAACTCGGCAAAGTACCCAAAGCCGACCAGCCTCGACGACCTGCTGAAGCCCGACTACAAGGGAGCTGTCGCCATCAACGGTGACCCCACCCAGGCCGGTGCGGCCTTCGCTGCGATCGGGCTCGCCACCGTGCAAAACGGCGGAACCCTCGACGACTTCCAGCCCGGCATTGATTTCTTCAGCAAGCTGAACGCGGCGGGCAACTTCCTCACGGTCGACCCCACCCCGGCGACCATCGCCTCGGGTGAGACCGGCGTTGTCTTCGACTGGAGCTACAACAACCTCGCTCAGTCGGCGGTTGTCCCGGGCTGGAAGGTGACCACCCTTCCGGGCACGGCCTACATCAGCTTCTACAACCAGGCCATCAACGTGGACGCACCGCACCCCGCTGCGGCCCGCCTGTGGCAGGAGTTCGTCTTCAGCCCCGAGGCTCAGAACCTGTTCCTCGCGGCCGGCGCCTACCCGGTGACGATCGATGCCATGGTTGAGAGCGGAACTGTTGACAAGACGGTGCTCGATTCGGTCGGTGAGCTGCCGAAGGACCGCGTCACTCCCACGGTGGAACAGACGGATGCCGCCAACACGCTGCTGTCGAAGAACTGGGCTGCGGCCATCGGCCAGTAG
- a CDS encoding ABC transporter permease, which yields MTVASAPANVSGDAEVPPRRHSPVGPAPLRRTKRGWAFLGLTPFAFYVLAFLALPTIIAVSTGFFDNNGAFTLSNIAALFDPVILKTFVSSFWLSALTATVGAVIGAIVCYALIGTRPEGRLRQFIESVSSVLAQFGGIMLAFAFIAAIGTQGLITLWLQTAFNLNIYANGVWLYTVPGLILPYIYFQVPLMVIVFLPALEGLKPQWAEANATLGGSRFTYWTRIAAPVLAPAFFGSLLLLFANAFSAYATAAALISQGSQIVPLQIRAALVSETILGRANMAGALALGMIIVMIVVMTAYSFLQARTTRWQK from the coding sequence ATGACTGTCGCTTCTGCGCCAGCCAATGTGAGTGGTGACGCCGAGGTCCCTCCTCGGCGTCACTCTCCCGTCGGCCCTGCGCCTCTCCGCCGCACAAAGCGTGGCTGGGCCTTTCTCGGCCTCACCCCGTTCGCGTTCTACGTTCTGGCCTTTCTGGCGCTGCCGACGATCATCGCGGTCTCAACGGGATTCTTCGACAACAACGGCGCATTCACGCTCAGCAATATTGCTGCCCTGTTTGATCCGGTCATCCTGAAGACATTCGTCTCCTCATTTTGGCTTTCGGCCTTGACCGCCACCGTCGGCGCGGTCATCGGAGCCATCGTCTGTTACGCGCTGATCGGCACCCGGCCCGAGGGGCGGCTGCGCCAGTTCATCGAGTCGGTCTCGAGTGTTCTCGCGCAGTTCGGCGGCATCATGCTCGCCTTCGCATTCATCGCCGCGATCGGAACTCAGGGCCTCATCACGCTCTGGCTGCAGACCGCCTTCAACCTCAACATTTATGCCAACGGTGTCTGGCTCTACACGGTTCCCGGCCTCATCCTGCCCTACATCTACTTTCAGGTGCCGCTGATGGTGATCGTTTTCCTGCCCGCACTCGAGGGGCTGAAACCACAGTGGGCCGAGGCCAACGCCACACTCGGAGGGAGTCGTTTCACCTACTGGACGCGCATCGCCGCGCCCGTACTGGCGCCCGCATTCTTCGGCAGCCTGCTGCTGCTCTTCGCCAACGCCTTCTCTGCCTATGCGACGGCTGCAGCACTGATCAGCCAGGGTTCGCAGATTGTGCCCCTGCAGATTCGGGCCGCCCTGGTGAGTGAGACGATTCTCGGCCGTGCGAACATGGCCGGTGCACTCGCTTTGGGCATGATCATTGTGATGATCGTCGTGATGACGGCTTATTCCTTCCTGCAGGCCCGTACGACGAGGTGGCAAAAATGA
- a CDS encoding ABC transporter permease: MSAPGNRIGAAPSALTRRLILGIVGAVFAIPIVAMIEFTLRRGLQGGYTFDHWIALFNPANASQYQILYVGLGNSLMLAVVTVAIVLFVLLPTMILVQLKFPALRRVLEFICIIPITVPAIVLVVGLAPVYSVIASVFGSSIWTLAFAYGITVLPFAYRTIQSNIGAVDVNTLSEAARSLGASWGSVFWRVLVPNLRRGILAASFISVAVVLGEFTIASLLSRTNLQTAILLLSQTDPYVAVAIALLALLFAFVLLLVIGRIGATRKSSYRKNGKKS, translated from the coding sequence ATGAGCGCGCCCGGTAACCGCATCGGGGCCGCCCCGAGCGCCCTGACGCGGCGTCTGATCCTCGGCATCGTCGGAGCAGTCTTCGCCATCCCGATTGTGGCCATGATCGAGTTCACCCTGCGCCGGGGCCTCCAGGGTGGCTATACCTTTGACCACTGGATCGCGCTTTTCAACCCGGCGAACGCGTCGCAATACCAAATCCTCTACGTCGGCCTCGGCAACTCGTTGATGCTTGCCGTTGTGACGGTGGCAATCGTGTTGTTCGTGCTGCTGCCCACGATGATCCTGGTTCAGTTGAAGTTCCCCGCGCTTCGACGAGTACTGGAGTTCATCTGCATCATCCCGATCACCGTGCCGGCGATCGTGCTGGTGGTCGGCCTGGCCCCGGTCTACTCCGTTATCGCCTCAGTCTTCGGCAGTTCGATCTGGACTCTGGCCTTCGCCTACGGCATCACCGTGCTGCCCTTCGCCTATCGCACCATCCAGTCGAACATTGGCGCGGTCGATGTGAACACGCTGAGTGAGGCCGCCCGTTCGCTCGGCGCCAGTTGGGGCTCTGTGTTCTGGCGGGTGCTGGTTCCGAACCTCCGCCGCGGCATCCTGGCGGCCTCATTCATCTCGGTGGCCGTTGTGCTCGGCGAGTTCACGATTGCCTCGCTCCTCAGCCGAACAAACCTGCAGACAGCGATTCTGCTGCTCTCACAGACAGACCCGTACGTGGCGGTGGCCATCGCGCTGCTCGCACTCCTCTTCGCGTTTGTGCTTCTTCTCGTCATCGGCCGAATCGGAGCAACGCGCAAGTCCAGCTACAGAAAGAACGGTAAGAAATCGTGA
- a CDS encoding ABC transporter ATP-binding protein — protein sequence MVSSASGVAVDLTNITKTYAGVSALNDLSLSVQPGEFVALLGPSGCGKTTALRAVAGLESIDSGTIAINGEDVTDQPTNKRDMGMVFQSYSLFPHLTAIQNVEFGLRMRKVGAAERLKRAGDALTMVGLDSHLGRYAHELSGGQQQRVALARALVTEPRVLLLDEPLSALDAKVRVQLRDEIRRIQTELGITTLFVTHDQEEALAVADRVAVMQAGNIEQIGTPEELYRSPATPFVAEFVGLSNRLPGVVSAGGVSLLGQRLPLLHPATAEGPVRVWLRPEDIDLASSGIPATVISSSFLGSLRRTHVRLADDTLISVQHGARENPAPGATVYLTLNGTPVSVGPA from the coding sequence ATCGTGAGTTCCGCCTCGGGAGTGGCCGTCGATCTGACGAATATCACCAAGACCTACGCCGGCGTTTCCGCCCTCAACGACCTCAGCCTCTCGGTGCAACCGGGTGAGTTCGTGGCCCTCCTCGGCCCGAGCGGCTGTGGAAAGACCACTGCGTTGCGGGCGGTTGCCGGGCTCGAGAGCATCGATTCGGGCACCATCGCGATCAACGGCGAAGACGTCACCGATCAACCGACGAACAAGCGCGACATGGGCATGGTCTTTCAGTCCTACTCACTCTTTCCGCACCTGACGGCCATTCAGAACGTGGAATTCGGGCTGCGGATGCGCAAGGTGGGCGCGGCTGAACGCCTCAAACGGGCGGGTGACGCCCTGACCATGGTCGGGCTCGACAGCCACCTGGGCCGGTATGCACATGAGCTGAGCGGTGGCCAGCAGCAGCGCGTGGCCCTCGCCCGCGCGCTCGTTACCGAGCCGCGTGTGCTGCTTCTCGACGAGCCGCTCTCGGCGCTCGACGCGAAGGTGCGCGTGCAGCTGCGGGACGAGATTCGGCGCATCCAGACTGAGCTCGGCATCACCACACTGTTCGTGACCCACGACCAGGAGGAGGCGCTGGCCGTAGCCGACCGCGTCGCTGTCATGCAGGCCGGGAACATCGAGCAGATCGGAACCCCGGAAGAGCTCTATCGCAGCCCGGCTACGCCGTTCGTGGCCGAGTTCGTCGGGCTGAGCAACCGCCTTCCCGGGGTCGTGTCGGCCGGTGGGGTGTCGCTGCTCGGGCAGCGCCTTCCGTTGCTTCACCCCGCCACGGCCGAGGGCCCGGTGCGCGTTTGGTTGCGGCCTGAAGACATCGACCTGGCCAGCTCAGGCATCCCGGCTACCGTCATTTCGTCAAGCTTTCTCGGTTCGTTGCGGCGCACCCACGTGCGGTTGGCCGACGATACGTTGATCAGCGTGCAGCACGGCGCGCGTGAGAACCCGGCTCCCGGGGCGACGGTGTATCTGACGCTGAACGGCACGCCGGTCTCGGTCGGCCCCGCGTAG
- a CDS encoding histidine phosphatase family protein — protein MRLLLIRHGQTPANVRGELDTLVPGPGLTTLGLEQAAAIPAALAAENIGALYASVQTRAQLTAAPLAAATGLSVQVRDGLREISAGDLELHTDRASITIYHEVSFAWAAGDIERRMPGGESGAEVFARFDAVIAEAAGSGHGTVACVAHGQVIRAWTASRSRNVDAATASAHVMHNTGVMTLDGSPETGWTVLSWSGTAIGGRSVDEGAATGPGGLSG, from the coding sequence ATGCGGTTGTTGTTGATCAGGCACGGGCAGACCCCGGCCAACGTGCGGGGCGAGCTCGACACTCTGGTTCCCGGGCCGGGGCTGACCACGCTTGGGCTGGAGCAGGCCGCGGCGATTCCGGCGGCGCTCGCTGCCGAGAATATCGGTGCGCTCTATGCCTCGGTGCAGACGCGCGCCCAACTCACGGCAGCGCCGCTCGCGGCCGCCACCGGTCTGAGCGTTCAGGTGCGTGACGGCCTACGCGAGATCAGTGCCGGTGACCTCGAGCTGCACACCGATCGGGCGTCGATCACGATCTATCACGAGGTGTCTTTCGCCTGGGCCGCCGGCGACATCGAACGACGGATGCCGGGCGGCGAGAGCGGCGCCGAGGTGTTCGCCCGCTTCGATGCCGTCATCGCCGAGGCCGCGGGGAGCGGCCACGGCACCGTTGCCTGCGTCGCTCACGGCCAGGTGATTCGGGCCTGGACGGCCAGCCGCTCACGCAATGTCGACGCGGCGACGGCATCCGCTCATGTCATGCACAACACGGGTGTGATGACGCTGGACGGATCGCCCGAGACGGGCTGGACGGTGCTCTCCTGGAGTGGCACGGCGATCGGCGGCAGGTCGGTCGACGAGGGTGCGGCGACCGGACCCGGCGGTCTCTCCGGCTAG
- a CDS encoding nucleoside hydrolase, with amino-acid sequence MNLDAPDAIRHIIVDTDTGIDDALALLYLAGHPHAEISAITSVFGNTSVDSALTNIARVLSVAELEDTLVARGAAGPIVGTSRLASHVHGEDGLGDLWSTPLRPKNMSPLSSAELIVQMARARPGYYDLLPLGPFSNVALALEIEPDLLTLFRSVVVMGGSGAYPAPGTMLMVDANVHSDGVAAERMFAAPRRALVMVGVDVTARAIVDEQGVLALRRSGTPWGTFSADVLDAYMDFTQYTWGRRISAAHDGLAAALLMHPEWITRSADGPVNVTRDGFATRAFLMRTSDGMPVCWPARPAPDTHVVLDVDYSAFLADFLRILSRTP; translated from the coding sequence ATGAACCTCGACGCGCCCGACGCCATCCGACACATCATCGTCGACACCGACACCGGAATCGATGATGCACTGGCCCTGCTCTACCTGGCGGGTCACCCCCACGCCGAGATCTCGGCCATCACGAGTGTGTTCGGCAACACCTCCGTCGACTCGGCGTTGACGAACATCGCCCGCGTGCTCAGCGTTGCCGAGCTCGAGGATACGCTCGTCGCGCGAGGAGCCGCCGGACCCATCGTGGGAACGTCGCGGCTCGCCTCGCACGTGCATGGCGAAGACGGGTTGGGAGATCTCTGGTCCACGCCCCTCCGCCCGAAGAATATGTCGCCGCTCAGCTCGGCAGAGTTGATTGTGCAGATGGCCCGCGCGCGACCGGGCTATTACGACCTGTTGCCACTCGGCCCGTTCAGCAACGTGGCGCTCGCGCTTGAGATCGAACCCGATCTGCTGACGCTGTTCCGCTCGGTCGTTGTCATGGGGGGATCCGGAGCGTACCCGGCGCCCGGCACCATGCTCATGGTCGATGCCAATGTGCACAGTGATGGGGTGGCGGCCGAGCGGATGTTCGCTGCGCCGCGCCGCGCACTGGTGATGGTCGGCGTCGATGTGACGGCTCGAGCCATCGTCGATGAGCAGGGGGTCTTGGCGTTGCGCCGGTCCGGAACGCCCTGGGGAACGTTCTCGGCCGATGTGCTCGACGCTTACATGGACTTCACTCAGTACACCTGGGGGCGTCGTATCTCTGCCGCACACGATGGACTCGCCGCTGCCCTACTGATGCACCCCGAGTGGATCACCCGTTCGGCGGACGGGCCGGTCAACGTGACCCGCGACGGCTTCGCGACGCGTGCGTTCCTGATGCGTACCTCGGACGGTATGCCCGTCTGTTGGCCGGCCCGGCCGGCACCAGACACGCACGTGGTGCTCGACGTCGACTACTCAGCGTTTCTGGCCGACTTCCTGCGCATCCTCTCGCGTACTCCGTAA
- a CDS encoding GntR family transcriptional regulator — protein sequence MLPSEPAVPVGDPQEGVNVVIQSEIGRTPAPASADGATPNSTGRLLRTTNLRVQLAEGLRERLRNGEWAEGSQLPTEAALTAEYGVSRSTVRAALQQLEAQGLTITRHGTGTFVSPYGHAITAGLQELQSMSDTIRSHGMEPTMRYHAVRFRGADAAEAAALGIPEGTRVLATERTVIADDIIVAYSYEVIPGALLPTDLTTDAVPDSLFGLLEQAGAIPHTAVTELHAACGPEIGWGERDPEMVYVYLHQIHHDSSARPIMLSRTYFHEGRFQFSILRVR from the coding sequence ATGCTTCCTTCAGAACCTGCCGTGCCTGTCGGCGATCCACAAGAAGGGGTGAATGTGGTCATTCAGAGCGAAATCGGCCGGACCCCGGCACCGGCATCCGCTGACGGCGCGACGCCGAACTCGACCGGACGACTCCTGCGCACCACGAACCTGCGGGTTCAGCTGGCCGAGGGTCTGCGCGAGCGGCTGCGCAACGGCGAATGGGCCGAGGGCTCCCAACTTCCCACCGAAGCGGCGTTGACGGCCGAGTACGGCGTCTCCCGCAGCACGGTCCGCGCGGCGCTGCAGCAGCTGGAAGCCCAAGGGTTGACGATCACCCGGCATGGCACGGGCACCTTCGTCTCGCCGTACGGCCACGCCATCACCGCCGGGTTGCAGGAACTGCAATCAATGAGCGACACCATCCGCTCACACGGCATGGAACCCACGATGCGCTACCACGCGGTGCGTTTTCGTGGGGCGGATGCCGCTGAAGCGGCGGCGCTCGGCATCCCGGAAGGCACGCGCGTGCTCGCCACCGAGCGCACCGTCATTGCCGACGACATCATCGTGGCCTACTCCTATGAGGTCATTCCGGGGGCGTTGCTTCCGACCGACCTGACGACGGACGCAGTCCCCGACTCACTGTTTGGTCTCCTCGAGCAGGCCGGTGCCATTCCGCACACCGCGGTCACCGAGCTGCACGCCGCGTGCGGGCCCGAGATCGGGTGGGGCGAACGGGACCCCGAGATGGTCTACGTCTACCTGCATCAGATTCACCACGACTCCAGTGCGCGGCCGATCATGCTCTCGCGTACCTATTTTCATGAGGGACGCTTTCAGTTCTCGATCCTGCGCGTACGCTGA
- a CDS encoding SDR family NAD(P)-dependent oxidoreductase, producing MVHATDAQLPDLSGTTVIVTGGSGSIGGGIARRFAAAGASVVIHHFSGAKAAARVVDEIVAAGGYALSARADIRDLDQCRAVVQKAVAAFGHLDALVNNAGIQPVQPLAGMTVAEWEAVVTVNLSGTFAMSQAAAEVMSVQGSGSITHIASVEASLPAPNHAHYSVSKAAIKMHARAAALEFGPSGIRVNSVSPGLIDGGGLADQWPEGYGSWVRTAPLRRTGTPEDIGNACVFLASPLAAWISGQDLVVDGGMSAVPAW from the coding sequence ATGGTTCACGCAACGGATGCCCAACTCCCTGACCTCTCCGGAACAACAGTTATCGTGACGGGCGGCAGCGGCAGCATCGGTGGTGGAATCGCTCGGCGTTTCGCCGCCGCCGGCGCCTCGGTCGTCATCCACCACTTCTCCGGCGCAAAGGCCGCCGCCCGGGTGGTGGACGAAATCGTCGCCGCTGGAGGCTACGCGCTCAGCGCGCGTGCCGACATCCGTGACCTGGATCAGTGTCGTGCGGTGGTGCAGAAGGCCGTCGCCGCCTTTGGCCACCTCGACGCACTGGTCAACAACGCCGGCATTCAACCCGTGCAGCCGCTGGCGGGCATGACGGTGGCGGAGTGGGAAGCCGTTGTCACCGTTAACCTGTCGGGCACGTTCGCGATGAGCCAGGCCGCCGCCGAGGTCATGAGTGTGCAGGGCTCGGGCTCGATCACTCATATCGCGTCGGTCGAGGCCAGCCTGCCCGCGCCGAACCACGCGCACTACTCGGTGTCGAAGGCTGCCATCAAGATGCACGCGCGCGCCGCAGCGCTCGAATTCGGCCCCTCGGGCATTCGCGTCAACTCCGTCTCACCCGGCTTGATCGACGGCGGCGGCCTCGCCGATCAGTGGCCCGAAGGCTACGGCTCGTGGGTGCGCACCGCCCCACTTCGCCGCACCGGAACCCCCGAAGACATCGGCAACGCCTGCGTGTTTCTGGCTTCACCCCTCGCGGCCTGGATCAGTGGCCAGGATCTCGTTGTCGACGGAGGCATGTCAGCCGTGCCAGCCTGGTAG
- a CDS encoding nucleoside phosphorylase, whose amino-acid sequence MPVRLSPEETLPILQVKVSDLAPLTLVAGDPARVERIAALLENPRRIGANREYVTYTGTYRGTPVNVCSHGVGSAGAGVAFEELCRAGVTRIVRVGTAGGLQPDVLDGSIVVATGAVRADGLSQRMVPLGFPAVADLDVTVALRAAAAKSGVDVHTGIVLTADNFYPSPVLENDQRMWQTVGVVAVEMEVATLLTVAAINGVQAGAVVAIDGNPLANEDESMAEYQPFRDVVDTAVNAAILAGLEALIS is encoded by the coding sequence ATGCCCGTTCGCCTCAGCCCCGAGGAAACCCTGCCGATTCTGCAGGTGAAGGTGTCCGATCTGGCGCCCCTGACGTTGGTGGCCGGTGACCCGGCCCGCGTCGAGCGCATCGCTGCGCTGTTGGAGAACCCGCGTCGCATCGGTGCGAACCGCGAATACGTGACTTACACCGGTACTTACCGCGGCACGCCCGTGAATGTGTGCTCGCACGGAGTCGGCTCGGCCGGCGCCGGAGTCGCGTTCGAAGAGCTCTGCCGCGCGGGCGTCACGCGGATCGTTCGAGTGGGCACCGCCGGCGGTCTGCAGCCTGACGTGCTCGACGGCTCCATCGTCGTGGCAACCGGCGCAGTGCGTGCCGATGGGCTCTCGCAGCGCATGGTTCCGCTCGGCTTTCCCGCCGTCGCCGACCTGGATGTCACCGTCGCACTGCGCGCTGCAGCCGCGAAGTCCGGCGTCGACGTGCACACCGGCATCGTGCTCACCGCCGACAACTTCTACCCCTCCCCCGTGCTCGAGAACGATCAGCGCATGTGGCAGACCGTCGGCGTCGTCGCCGTCGAAATGGAGGTCGCGACTCTTCTGACCGTTGCGGCCATCAACGGCGTCCAGGCCGGCGCCGTCGTCGCGATTGACGGCAACCCCCTAGCCAACGAGGACGAGTCGATGGCCGAATACCAGCCATTCCGCGACGTCGTCGACACCGCGGTGAACGCTGCGATTCTCGCGGGCCTCGAAGCTCTCATCTCCTAA
- a CDS encoding bifunctional aldolase/short-chain dehydrogenase yields MQNRWNSTTAPTTDALDEIVHVSRLLGSDPGLVLHGGGNTSIKSQATDVTGETVDVLYVKGSGWDLVSIERAGFAPLRRARLAQLLAVEKLTDTQMMNELRQSSLDSSAPDPSVESLLHAMLPARVVLHSHADALVAVMNQPDGRESIEQIYGDRLIVIPYVMPGFDLARLVAELWPKLSTPETEGMVLMNHGLFTLGETGEEAYSRHIEFIQMAEERAGFVAHEAPDAATQYTDAAGDPLERARFRADASRIAGRPLIVRESGSARAREFAASPTVSVRATHGPATPDHVIRTKRLPLIGRDLAGYASAYTSYFVECSPRRDAALTQLDAVPRVVLDPEWGLVTVGGSAAETSIAEDIYLHTMDIVDAAERQSGYQALPSGDIFDVEYWELEQAKLRRGASTKRFQGEIALVTGAASGIGRACAQVLLDQGAAVIGLDLSEGVTDTFSAPGWLGVQADVADLEQLRSAIEQGVRRFGGIDIVVPAAGIFTKSALLADMDDAGWLRSLSVNTTAVARLFSLVHPYLKLAPKGGRVVLIATKNIAAPGPGASSYSASKAAAAQVARVAALEWAPDGIRVNLVHPDAVFDTGLWTPELLAERARKYGVTEDEYKRRNLLSLEITSLDVGRAVAELCSDNFRATTGANLPVDGGNERVI; encoded by the coding sequence ATGCAGAACCGCTGGAACAGTACGACCGCTCCCACGACCGATGCGCTCGACGAGATCGTTCACGTCTCACGCCTGCTCGGCTCCGATCCCGGCCTTGTACTGCACGGCGGTGGAAACACGTCGATCAAGTCCCAGGCAACCGACGTCACGGGCGAGACCGTCGACGTGCTCTATGTCAAGGGCAGCGGATGGGATCTCGTCTCGATCGAGCGCGCCGGCTTCGCGCCGCTGCGGCGGGCCCGTCTGGCCCAGCTGCTCGCCGTCGAGAAACTCACCGACACTCAGATGATGAACGAGTTGCGCCAGTCCAGCCTCGACTCGAGCGCGCCCGATCCGTCGGTCGAATCCCTGCTGCACGCCATGCTGCCGGCCCGCGTCGTGCTGCACTCGCACGCCGACGCCCTGGTCGCCGTAATGAACCAGCCCGACGGCCGTGAGTCGATCGAGCAGATCTATGGCGACCGCCTAATCGTCATCCCCTACGTCATGCCCGGTTTCGACCTGGCGCGCCTCGTCGCCGAACTCTGGCCGAAGCTCTCGACCCCCGAGACCGAGGGCATGGTTTTGATGAACCACGGCCTCTTCACGCTCGGTGAGACCGGCGAAGAGGCGTACTCGCGTCACATCGAATTCATTCAGATGGCCGAGGAGCGCGCCGGGTTCGTCGCCCACGAGGCGCCCGACGCCGCGACGCAGTACACGGATGCCGCCGGCGACCCCCTCGAGCGCGCACGTTTCCGGGCCGACGCCAGCCGTATTGCCGGCCGACCGCTGATCGTGCGTGAAAGCGGATCGGCCCGGGCACGCGAGTTCGCCGCGTCGCCCACCGTCTCCGTGCGCGCCACGCACGGTCCGGCGACACCCGACCACGTCATCCGCACCAAACGTCTGCCGTTGATCGGACGTGACCTGGCCGGTTACGCCAGCGCGTACACCTCCTACTTCGTGGAGTGCTCACCGCGACGCGACGCCGCCCTCACCCAGCTCGACGCGGTTCCTCGCGTGGTGCTCGACCCCGAGTGGGGCCTCGTCACCGTCGGCGGTTCCGCCGCCGAGACATCGATCGCGGAAGACATCTACCTGCACACCATGGACATCGTCGACGCAGCCGAGCGCCAGAGCGGCTACCAGGCGCTGCCATCCGGTGACATCTTCGACGTCGAGTACTGGGAGTTGGAGCAGGCCAAGCTGCGCCGCGGCGCATCGACCAAGCGCTTCCAGGGCGAGATCGCCCTCGTCACCGGTGCGGCGTCCGGAATCGGCCGCGCCTGTGCGCAGGTGCTGCTCGATCAGGGCGCTGCCGTCATCGGCCTCGACCTCAGCGAGGGTGTCACCGACACCTTCAGCGCACCGGGTTGGCTCGGGGTTCAGGCGGATGTCGCCGATCTGGAGCAGCTGCGCAGCGCCATCGAGCAGGGCGTGCGCCGGTTCGGCGGCATCGACATCGTCGTTCCCGCGGCCGGCATCTTCACGAAGAGTGCCCTGCTCGCCGACATGGATGACGCGGGCTGGCTGCGGAGCCTCAGCGTGAACACCACGGCGGTCGCACGCCTGTTCAGCCTCGTGCACCCGTACCTCAAGCTGGCCCCGAAGGGCGGCCGTGTGGTGCTGATCGCCACGAAGAACATCGCGGCCCCCGGCCCCGGTGCGTCGTCCTACTCGGCGAGCAAGGCGGCCGCGGCCCAGGTCGCACGCGTTGCCGCCCTCGAGTGGGCGCCGGACGGCATCCGTGTGAACCTCGTGCATCCGGATGCTGTCTTCGACACGGGCCTCTGGACCCCCGAGCTGCTCGCCGAGCGCGCCCGCAAGTACGGTGTGACCGAGGACGAGTACAAGCGCCGCAACCTGCTCAGCCTCGAGATCACGAGTCTCGACGTGGGACGTGCTGTCGCCGAACTGTGCTCGGACAACTTCCGGGCGACGACCGGCGCCAACCTGCCGGTGGACGGTGGTAACGAGCGCGTGATCTAG